One Candidatus Thermoplasmatota archaeon genomic region harbors:
- the cysC gene encoding adenylyl-sulfate kinase, which produces MKQKGVTVWFTGLPCSGKTVIADSVAEKLREKGYRVERLDGDIVRKSLTNDLGFSKEDRDENIKRVTFVAKLLTRNGIIVLTSFVSPYKERRRKSREGIGKFLEVYVKCSLEECIDRDIKGMYKKALNGEIKNFTGINDPYEEPENPELILETDKESIEESVEKVLKKLEELGYLE; this is translated from the coding sequence ATGAAACAAAAAGGAGTGACAGTATGGTTTACGGGCCTGCCATGTTCCGGCAAAACAGTTATTGCGGACAGCGTGGCAGAAAAATTGAGAGAGAAGGGATATAGAGTGGAGAGACTCGACGGGGATATCGTAAGGAAAAGCCTCACGAACGATCTCGGGTTCTCAAAGGAGGACAGGGACGAAAATATCAAGAGAGTTACATTTGTTGCAAAGCTGCTAACACGGAACGGCATTATTGTTCTCACCTCTTTTGTTTCCCCTTACAAAGAGCGAAGACGCAAGAGTAGGGAGGGAATCGGCAAATTTCTGGAAGTATATGTAAAATGTTCTTTGGAAGAATGCATTGATAGGGACATTAAAGGAATGTACAAGAAAGCGTTAAACGGGGAGATAAAAAATTTTACGGGCATCAACGACCCCTATGAAGAGCCAGAGAATCCGGAGCTAATACTGGAAACGGATAAAGAAAGCATCGAGGAAAGCGTAGAAAAGGTATTAAAAAAACTGGAAGAACTCGGATATCTAGAATGA
- a CDS encoding sulfotransferase domain-containing protein, protein MVNYIVSGIERSGTSMMMQILYRGGMSIAFDDSRIPDYHNPKGYYELEGGKIISKLRDGSFPFERYDGMFVKITAYGLKFLPEGHYRIIYMTRDIDEVMDSMEKMSGPIDREREKPLFEKLDAFSVGLMEERDDIDYLIVRYRDVIKNPIGEIERINQFLDGMLSVESAASAVDSSLYRNVKNEE, encoded by the coding sequence ATGGTGAATTATATCGTATCGGGAATAGAGCGTTCCGGAACCTCGATGATGATGCAGATATTGTACAGAGGGGGCATGTCCATTGCCTTTGATGACTCAAGGATTCCAGATTACCATAATCCGAAGGGATACTATGAACTTGAAGGGGGAAAGATAATAAGCAAACTTAGGGATGGATCTTTTCCTTTTGAAAGATATGATGGAATGTTTGTAAAAATAACCGCCTATGGTCTCAAGTTTTTGCCCGAGGGACATTACAGAATAATATATATGACAAGAGACATCGACGAGGTAATGGATTCTATGGAGAAAATGTCAGGACCTATAGACCGGGAGAGGGAAAAACCGCTGTTTGAGAAATTGGATGCTTTTTCAGTTGGTCTTATGGAAGAGAGAGACGACATAGACTACCTGATCGTACGGTATAGGGATGTCATAAAAAACCCTATAGGGGAGATAGAAAGAATTAACCAGTTTTTGGATGGAATGCTCAGCGTGGAGTCTGCAGCCAGTGCCGTGGATTCCAGTCTGTATAGAAACGTAAAAAACGAGGAATGA
- a CDS encoding DHH family phosphoesterase codes for MPKNRLIVHHWDTDGICSAALLYDRHTKNITPKIGNYFLEEDEIKKIREEKFEEMYVVDMALHERSLMALADISPVKVFDHHLTKKIDGVEYVNPVLEGKDEEDCPSTSWVVGNILNRKDSILSFLGAVGDWEERLKTTRFYKKLQDFMEKTAITFEEMHTMVGLIDSNYKIGDKEEVERAVDNISKAGDVKAYVTNNEKWRKNRGTVNKEIEGALNSDGRKVDGILIKEMDCKYNIISTVARRLWDKKKYVIVINRGYFQNDCQLYIRGKDCLDLIKTAVKKGYVAGGKKNVMGAIVPGNECDKFVNEIVNILKRRKW; via the coding sequence ATGCCAAAAAACAGATTGATCGTTCACCACTGGGACACGGATGGCATATGTTCTGCTGCCTTACTTTATGATAGACATACAAAAAATATCACTCCGAAGATAGGCAATTATTTTCTGGAGGAAGATGAGATAAAAAAAATTAGGGAAGAAAAATTTGAGGAGATGTATGTCGTTGATATGGCGTTGCACGAAAGGAGTTTGATGGCACTGGCGGATATATCTCCCGTCAAAGTTTTTGATCATCACCTAACCAAAAAAATTGATGGTGTGGAATACGTAAATCCTGTCCTGGAAGGAAAAGATGAAGAAGATTGTCCTTCAACCTCGTGGGTTGTAGGCAATATCCTTAACAGAAAGGATAGCATACTGTCATTTCTTGGTGCTGTGGGCGATTGGGAAGAGCGGCTGAAGACCACGAGATTTTACAAAAAATTGCAGGATTTCATGGAAAAAACAGCCATTACTTTTGAAGAAATGCATACCATGGTCGGTTTGATAGACTCGAATTACAAGATAGGGGACAAGGAAGAAGTGGAGCGGGCTGTTGACAATATTTCAAAAGCCGGGGATGTAAAAGCTTACGTAACAAATAATGAAAAATGGAGAAAAAACAGGGGAACAGTAAACAAGGAAATAGAGGGAGCATTGAATTCTGACGGAAGAAAGGTGGATGGCATTCTCATAAAAGAAATGGACTGCAAATATAACATAATCTCAACTGTCGCAAGAAGGCTATGGGACAAAAAAAAATACGTGATTGTAATAAACCGTGGATATTTCCAGAATGATTGTCAGTTGTACATACGGGGGAAAGATTGCCTAGACCTCATAAAAACGGCTGTAAAAAAAGGATATGTGGCAGGCGGCAAAAAAAATGTTATGGGAGCGATTGTTCCAGGAAATGAATGTGATAAATTTGTGAACGAGATAGTGAATATTTTAAAAAGGCGGAAATGGTGA